A genome region from Coffea arabica cultivar ET-39 chromosome 7e, Coffea Arabica ET-39 HiFi, whole genome shotgun sequence includes the following:
- the LOC113702107 gene encoding probable 6-phosphogluconolactonase 4, chloroplastic isoform X1 gives MASCYLVLPPPVRTIPNCLTSFTRSLPSVQLACQPVVFKPISCSLRPKEEVSVTNLNFKKQLCRAKASMAGVSDEKTQGKVQVFDSEEDLALALAKYVAHLSNQFVRERGAFTVVLSGGSLIKSLRKLVDAPHIDSVDWARWHIFWVDERVVPKDHPDSNYLLAHNGFLSKVPIPAGNVYAINDALSAEGAADDYETCLKHLVHNKIIELSGTTGFPKFDLMLLGMGPDGHVASLFPGHPLVQESKKWVAYIKDSPKPPPERITFSFPVINSSAHVALVVAGAGKADVIRKALGSNDQKSDLLPVQMVSPEGNLAWFLDKDAASKL, from the exons ATGGCTTCTTGCTATCTTGTTCTTCCCCCTCCTGTGCGCACAATACCAAATTGTCTGACTTCATTCACGCGATCATTGCCTTCTGTTCAATTGGCTTGTCAACCTGTAGTATTTAAGCCCATTTCTTGCTCACTCAGACCAAAAGAAGAAGTATCTGTGACTAATTTGAATTTTAAGAAGCAACTCTGTAGAGCAAAGGCATCTATGGCTGGGGTTTCAGATGAGAAAACTCAAGGCAAAGTGCAAGTTTTTGACTCAGAGGAGGATCTGGCATTGGCACTAGCGAAATATGTTGCCCATCTCTCAAATCAATttgtgagagagagaggtgcTTTTACAGTTGTTCTATCCGGCGGTTCTCTTATCAAGTCTCTCAG GAAATTAGTGGATGCGCCTCATATTGATTCAGTGGATTGGGCAAGATGGCATATTTTCTGGGTTGATGAAAGAGTAGTTCCTAAGGATCACCCTGATAGCAATTATTTACTCGCTCATAATGGCTTCTTGTCCAAG GTACCAATTCCTGCTGGCAATGTATATGCCATTAATGATGCATTGTCTGCTGAGGGTGCTGCAGATGACTATGAGACCTGCCTCAAGCATTTGGTACACAATAAGATAATAGAATTATCTGGCACCACTGGATTTCCAAAGTTTGATCTTATGCTTTTGGGCATGGGCCCAGATGGACATGTAGCATCTCTTTTCCCGGGGCATCCACTTGttcaagaaagcaagaaatGGGTTGCCTACATCAAGGACTCACCAAAACCTCCCCCAGAGAGGATAACTTTCTCATTCCCAGTGATAAACTCTTCTGCACATGTTGCACTTGTTGTGGCAGGAGCTGGTAAAGCTGATGTAATCCGTAAGGCACTGGGCAGTAATGATCAGAAATCTGATCTGCTTCCAGTGCAAATGGTTTCCCCTGAAGGGAACTTGGCTTGGTTTTTGGACAAGGATGCTGCTTCAAAGCTGTAA
- the LOC113702107 gene encoding probable 6-phosphogluconolactonase 4, chloroplastic isoform X2: MAGVSDEKTQGKVQVFDSEEDLALALAKYVAHLSNQFVRERGAFTVVLSGGSLIKSLRKLVDAPHIDSVDWARWHIFWVDERVVPKDHPDSNYLLAHNGFLSKVPIPAGNVYAINDALSAEGAADDYETCLKHLVHNKIIELSGTTGFPKFDLMLLGMGPDGHVASLFPGHPLVQESKKWVAYIKDSPKPPPERITFSFPVINSSAHVALVVAGAGKADVIRKALGSNDQKSDLLPVQMVSPEGNLAWFLDKDAASKL, from the exons ATGGCTGGGGTTTCAGATGAGAAAACTCAAGGCAAAGTGCAAGTTTTTGACTCAGAGGAGGATCTGGCATTGGCACTAGCGAAATATGTTGCCCATCTCTCAAATCAATttgtgagagagagaggtgcTTTTACAGTTGTTCTATCCGGCGGTTCTCTTATCAAGTCTCTCAG GAAATTAGTGGATGCGCCTCATATTGATTCAGTGGATTGGGCAAGATGGCATATTTTCTGGGTTGATGAAAGAGTAGTTCCTAAGGATCACCCTGATAGCAATTATTTACTCGCTCATAATGGCTTCTTGTCCAAG GTACCAATTCCTGCTGGCAATGTATATGCCATTAATGATGCATTGTCTGCTGAGGGTGCTGCAGATGACTATGAGACCTGCCTCAAGCATTTGGTACACAATAAGATAATAGAATTATCTGGCACCACTGGATTTCCAAAGTTTGATCTTATGCTTTTGGGCATGGGCCCAGATGGACATGTAGCATCTCTTTTCCCGGGGCATCCACTTGttcaagaaagcaagaaatGGGTTGCCTACATCAAGGACTCACCAAAACCTCCCCCAGAGAGGATAACTTTCTCATTCCCAGTGATAAACTCTTCTGCACATGTTGCACTTGTTGTGGCAGGAGCTGGTAAAGCTGATGTAATCCGTAAGGCACTGGGCAGTAATGATCAGAAATCTGATCTGCTTCCAGTGCAAATGGTTTCCCCTGAAGGGAACTTGGCTTGGTTTTTGGACAAGGATGCTGCTTCAAAGCTGTAA